In the Pseudanabaena sp. PCC 7367 genome, one interval contains:
- a CDS encoding shikimate dehydrogenase, producing the protein MNLVKISGKTQILGVIGDPVTHSLSPVMHNAALAEMGLDYVYIPLPIAIANLGIATAGLMAIDAVQGFNLTIPHKQEIMPMLAQVSDIAKTVGAVNTVKRVGNDLIGTNTDVEGFLVPLRKLNRDWQNTPALILGSGGAARAVVVACIEIGCQVVHVVGRDKVKMKRFQAQMTRQIGSYSLRVHTWNSLENLLEVAGLVVNATPIGMSDLTRSPLDQAQLQLLPNQAIAYDLIYTPRPTRLLQLAQKRDLITIDGLEMLLHQGALALEYWLDRPAPIDVMWQALLDHLAQT; encoded by the coding sequence ATGAATTTAGTTAAAATATCTGGCAAAACTCAGATTCTGGGGGTGATTGGTGATCCCGTTACCCATAGCCTTTCACCGGTGATGCATAATGCGGCCTTGGCAGAAATGGGACTGGATTATGTATATATCCCGTTGCCGATTGCGATCGCAAATTTGGGCATTGCCACCGCTGGCTTGATGGCGATCGATGCTGTACAGGGGTTTAACCTGACTATTCCCCATAAGCAAGAAATTATGCCAATGCTGGCGCAGGTATCTGACATTGCCAAAACCGTTGGTGCAGTGAATACGGTTAAGCGCGTCGGCAATGATTTAATTGGCACAAATACTGACGTGGAAGGTTTTTTAGTACCACTCCGCAAACTAAACCGCGATTGGCAAAATACCCCAGCCCTGATTTTAGGTAGCGGCGGGGCAGCACGAGCGGTAGTGGTGGCCTGCATTGAGATCGGTTGCCAGGTGGTGCATGTGGTGGGGCGCGACAAGGTGAAAATGAAGCGCTTCCAGGCGCAAATGACGCGGCAAATCGGCAGCTATAGCTTGCGGGTACATACTTGGAATTCGCTGGAAAACCTGCTGGAAGTGGCTGGGTTGGTGGTTAATGCCACGCCGATCGGTATGAGTGATTTAACCCGATCGCCATTAGACCAGGCGCAATTGCAACTTTTGCCCAACCAGGCGATCGCCTATGATTTAATCTATACCCCCCGCCCAACCAGGCTGCTGCAACTAGCCCAAAAACGAGATTTAATCACAATTGATGGGTTGGAGATGCTGCTGCATCAAGGC
- a CDS encoding FHA domain-containing protein, whose translation MDIEIKFKWHDQDAGTQQQNLKVPVAIGKEASQLPTEISNRPISQLVLAQSKVSRYHALIEVEQEQLVIIDQNSTNGVIVNGRRVSKQVLNSGDRLGIGDYTITVEFNLPSALAVLQASTVVNQPSQPTQVATELNTANEPEATALSANATPTIELSWEDPATGEGVTQMCQLPVVMGREVAKLPLELDRRPTVQLTFSSLQVSRYHALIDLAANLNLPGSGGTAGSPKLAIADQNSSGGTFVNEQKITSQILNHGDVIRLGPYQINVAIAAEMAPSAANPAIRPTIVPSSASSAGNASPKLTSTILFNPSTGQPDPNQPNAPDPLVGAASSSGSNFPPPSFQAQQVAVQDLHATGLPVSETVYGTVGAGLGSYILADYLRISGVPAHKIMAIGLEPNPYARYQRLCLNSQIPPHERLRSNSDSCPDNLWGWPSYALREAWHDFGKGKVTQAWRYLWQVFAEPTFSETYTPRAGNVFDSIDREAKRIGWDKIYHYGRVLAIRKTNDNRYGIAYSLGGGRRAFVVCNYLHLAIGYAALKFLDDLQAYRASTGDFRSVVNAYEQHDHVYEELERNGGTIIIRGRGIVASRIVQRIHEARKKNSHIMLVHLMRSPKSQGNKFGTAQRPVEHHYEFQPFNWPKACWGGDLRVLLESASAEQRKELIADWGGTTTADRGDWKMIVDMGIQQGWYQIRFGTVEKVEKAANGKTITHIRERGIQSQVQIEADFIVDATGLDANVEASPLMADLVDRYHLPINPMQRLAVENDFEVAALRNGKGKVYVSGAATLGGPYAAVDSFLGLQYSAQRIVDGLVAAKAPNLKYLNGFGSFAQWLKWVNNRSPD comes from the coding sequence ATGGATATTGAAATCAAGTTTAAGTGGCATGATCAAGACGCAGGAACGCAACAACAAAATCTGAAAGTGCCCGTGGCGATCGGCAAAGAAGCTTCCCAATTGCCCACCGAAATTAGCAATCGCCCCATCTCGCAGTTGGTTTTGGCACAATCGAAGGTGTCACGCTACCATGCCCTGATTGAAGTTGAGCAAGAGCAACTGGTAATCATTGACCAGAACAGCACCAATGGTGTGATTGTAAATGGGCGCAGGGTCAGCAAGCAGGTCTTAAACAGTGGCGATCGCCTGGGTATTGGTGACTATACGATCACAGTTGAATTTAATTTACCTTCTGCCCTGGCAGTGCTACAAGCTTCTACGGTGGTTAATCAGCCTTCGCAGCCGACCCAGGTGGCAACTGAGTTAAACACAGCAAATGAGCCAGAAGCAACTGCCCTAAGCGCAAATGCCACGCCTACGATCGAGCTGAGTTGGGAAGATCCCGCCACTGGCGAGGGGGTTACCCAAATGTGCCAGCTCCCAGTAGTGATGGGACGCGAGGTGGCTAAACTACCCCTAGAGCTTGATCGTAGACCCACAGTGCAACTAACTTTTAGTAGCTTGCAGGTGTCGCGTTACCATGCCTTGATCGATCTGGCCGCTAATTTAAATTTGCCTGGTTCTGGCGGAACGGCAGGATCACCCAAGCTGGCGATCGCTGATCAAAATAGCAGTGGTGGCACATTCGTCAATGAGCAAAAAATCACCAGTCAAATCCTCAATCATGGCGATGTAATCAGGCTAGGGCCCTACCAAATCAATGTGGCGATCGCGGCAGAAATGGCTCCAAGTGCCGCTAATCCTGCCATTAGGCCTACAATTGTGCCCAGTAGCGCTAGTAGTGCTGGCAATGCTAGTCCTAAACTCACCTCCACAATCTTATTCAACCCCAGCACTGGCCAGCCCGATCCGAATCAGCCAAATGCCCCCGATCCACTGGTAGGGGCTGCATCTAGCTCCGGCAGTAATTTTCCGCCGCCGTCATTTCAAGCCCAACAGGTAGCCGTACAGGACTTACATGCCACTGGATTGCCAGTATCCGAGACAGTTTATGGCACGGTTGGTGCTGGCCTGGGTAGCTACATCCTGGCGGATTATTTGCGCATCTCTGGTGTGCCTGCCCATAAGATCATGGCGATCGGCCTGGAACCAAATCCCTATGCTCGCTATCAAAGATTGTGCCTGAATTCGCAGATTCCGCCCCATGAACGGTTGCGATCGAATTCGGATTCCTGCCCCGATAATTTGTGGGGATGGCCTAGTTATGCTTTGCGCGAAGCCTGGCATGATTTTGGCAAGGGTAAGGTAACTCAAGCCTGGCGATATTTGTGGCAGGTGTTTGCTGAGCCCACCTTTTCCGAGACCTACACCCCCAGAGCGGGGAATGTGTTTGATTCGATCGATCGGGAAGCCAAACGGATCGGCTGGGACAAAATCTATCACTATGGCCGGGTATTAGCAATTCGCAAGACCAATGACAATCGCTATGGGATCGCCTATTCCCTCGGCGGTGGCAGGCGAGCTTTTGTGGTTTGTAATTATTTGCACCTGGCGATCGGCTATGCGGCCTTGAAGTTTTTAGACGATTTACAAGCCTATCGCGCCAGTACCGGTGACTTTCGATCGGTGGTAAATGCCTACGAGCAGCATGACCATGTCTATGAAGAACTAGAGCGCAACGGTGGCACGATCATTATTCGTGGGCGCGGCATTGTTGCTTCGCGGATTGTGCAGCGTATCCATGAGGCCAGGAAAAAGAACAGCCACATTATGCTGGTGCATCTGATGCGATCGCCCAAGTCCCAGGGGAATAAGTTTGGCACTGCCCAGCGTCCAGTGGAGCATCACTATGAATTCCAGCCATTTAATTGGCCTAAAGCTTGTTGGGGTGGCGATCTGCGGGTTTTGTTGGAATCTGCTTCCGCCGAGCAACGCAAGGAATTAATTGCCGATTGGGGTGGCACCACAACGGCCGATCGGGGCGATTGGAAAATGATCGTGGATATGGGGATTCAGCAGGGCTGGTATCAAATCCGGTTTGGCACGGTGGAGAAGGTAGAAAAAGCAGCCAATGGCAAAACTATAACCCACATTCGTGAGCGCGGCATTCAAAGCCAGGTGCAGATCGAAGCTGATTTTATTGTCGATGCCACTGGCCTAGATGCAAATGTGGAAGCCAGCCCCTTGATGGCGGATCTGGTCGATCGCTATCACCTGCCAATCAATCCGATGCAGCGGTTAGCAGTGGAGAATGATTTTGAAGTGGCGGCGCTGCGCAATGGTAAGGGCAAGGTATATGTATCCGGTGCGGCAACATTGGGGGGCCCCTATGCGGCGGTGGATAGCTTTTTGGGATTGCAATATTCTGCCCAGCGAATTGTTGATGGTCTGGTGGCAGCCAAAGCACCCAATTTGAAATATCTGAATGGGTTTGGTTCGTTTGCCCAATGGCTGAAGTGGGTGAATAATCGATCGCCTGATTAA
- a CDS encoding FHA domain-containing protein, with translation MPELTLEWTDINQRQCHRIGDQRVRIGRDPARCDLIIQHPTVSALQAEIFFNADRGQFYVRDLRGEPNPPLVDGVRITGGEAALHPHSLIYLGQVAIKIAAIVVAANADYGLRCPNPRCGREVAYEYLELACPWCGTSLAAAASTILP, from the coding sequence ATGCCAGAACTTACCCTTGAATGGACAGATATTAATCAACGCCAGTGTCATCGGATTGGCGATCAGAGAGTGCGGATTGGGCGCGATCCGGCTCGCTGTGATCTAATCATTCAGCATCCTACAGTGTCAGCATTGCAGGCAGAAATTTTCTTCAACGCCGATCGGGGGCAATTCTATGTGCGGGATTTGCGCGGTGAACCAAATCCACCCTTAGTTGACGGCGTTAGGATTACTGGCGGCGAAGCAGCTTTGCACCCCCACAGTCTCATCTATCTGGGGCAAGTTGCAATTAAGATCGCGGCGATCGTGGTTGCAGCCAATGCTGACTATGGTTTGCGTTGCCCCAATCCCCGCTGTGGCCGCGAGGTGGCCTATGAATACCTAGAGCTGGCCTGTCCCTGGTGCGGCACTTCGTTGGCGGCAGCAGCTAGCACAATTTTGCCCTAA